CTGCTTTACGGCCGCCCCGACGAATCGAAGCGCTACTTGTCCCAGCTGCTCGGCGCCAAGCTGCCCGAAGCCCAGTTCGCCGAAGCTGCGAAGGAAGTGGGATCGGCTGTTCTGCTGCGACTCGCAAGCGACCCCGCCATTCAGCCCGAGGGGAAGCAAGCCGCCGATATGGCCTTCGCCGCAGGGGCAAAAGTTGCCGCCGATCCGGCCCTCATTGCCACCATGATTCCGCTGCTGGCGAGCGACAGCCCGGTCGATCAGCGCCGCGCACTTTCGCAGCTTGCCGACGCCGGCCCCAACGTTGTCGCGCCGCTGCTCAAGTGGCTTGCCGATCCTGCGAAGAAGAACGACGCCAAATACATTCGCGCTGCACTCACTCGTCTGGCGACCGACACCGAAGAGCCGCTGCTCGCCGCGCTCCAGCACCCCAACGACTCGGTTCGCGAACAAGTGATCCTGACGCTCGGCATGATGAAGTCGCAGCGCGCCGTACCACAACTGGTTGGCATCGTTGGTCGCGACGAAAATCAAACCGACACACAAGCCGCTGCAGCCTGCCTGCGACGCATCATCGGCAGCTCACCCAGCCGAGCAGAAGCTGCCAAATATTTGCGACAAGAGATCGCCGAGCTCTTCGCCGGAATGTTTCCAATTGCAGCCGATCCCGATGGCAATGTTCCCCACTGGACCCTCGATGCGAAGACCGGCAACCTGAATGTCGCTCCCCTTCCACGTAGCGATGCCGCTCTACAACTAGCCACCATCCTGGCCGACGACTTGGCCGCGATCGACAGCGAGAGCCTGAGCGCGAAGAAGCTGCAGCTGATCACCGCGCTCGAGCAAGCGAAGATCGCCAGCGGATATCAGCAGGGACTCGATCTGAACCTACCTGCAGTGAAGCAGGCACTCGATGCCGATGTGCTGCTCGTAGAACAGTCGCTCACTGAAGCGATGGCCATGAAACGCCCGCTTGCTGCTGTCGCGCTCTGCGAAGTCCTTGGTCAGAAGAACGAAACCGTGCTGCAAGGCTCCGGTGGTTCGAAGCGAGCCCTCGCCGAAGCACTCACGAGCACCGATCGCCGCGTCCGTCTCGCAGCAACCCTTGCGATTCTCAAAATTCAACCGCAGCAGCGTTTTGCCGGATCGAGCTACTTCATTCTCGCCCTGCAAGAGCTGCTCGCTACGACCGGCGATCGACGCGTACTGATTGCCCATCCACGAGCAGTGGAAGGTCAGTCGCTCGTCGGTTTCATGAAGGAACTATCGTTCGATGCCGAGTCGGCCACAACAGGTAAACGCATTCTCGAATCAGCGGTGCAGAACCCCGATTACGAAATGCTGCTGATTAGTACGTCGATCGATCAGCCACCAGTGGTCGAGCTTGTACAGTGGTTGCGCCGCGACTATCGCACTGCTGGTCTGCCAATTGGTGTGATGGCACGGAATGAAGAACTCGACGAACTTCGCGAGCGATTTGCCGATGATAAGCTCGTGCATGTGATGCCGCACATCCTCGAAGTGGGACATGCTTCGTTCGAAATCGACCGGATGATCACACGGATGGGACGGGCGTATGTCACGCGCGACGAGCGGATGCAACTCGCCCGCACTGCCACCAAAGCACTCGCACCAATGCTCGCCTCGAGCACATTGATCGACCGGTTTGAACTCCGTCGACTCGAACAGCCGCTGCTCGAAGCAATCACACGCTCGACACTCAGTCCGCAAGCGATCGATTTGCTTGGTATCCTCGCAACTCCGAAAGCGCAGCTGTCGCTGGTCGAGTTTGCCAGCGAGCCCTCGCATGCCGCTGAAGCGCGCGACCGGGCCGCCAAAGCGTTTGCAGCAGCTCGCAAGAGTCGCGGCTTGCTGCTAACCCAAGCACGCATCCTCGAGCAATACGCGATTTACAACGCCAGCGAAACCCAAAGTAAAGAAACTCAGGCGATCCTCGGTAGCATTTTGGATGCGATCGAAGATACTCCTGTCACCCCCACCAGCACGACGAGCAGTAAGTAGTCACCACGAATTTGAGCAACAACGTTTTACCGAGAGATGCGGCTGTGTGAATGCAGCCACTTATCGACGAGCGCTTCGGGCGGAAGCACTGGTTGTAAGTGGCAAGCATTGCAGAGCCGAGAACTTGCCTGTGGCAGTCCCAACAGATCCACAGCAAGCCGCTATAAGCCAACCACCACCGTTCGAAACACTCACCCCCATCGCTCGGCGTTTGCCTGAAAGCGCCAGCCCAAGAGCAAAGGCATCACGGGCCAGCGATCCCCACGCATGTCCACTTTCCGCCCCAACCACAGCGATCATGGCCCGACTATTGCGGGCATCATCGGCGCAAGTCCTGCGATGGACGCCGTGTATCGCCTCACGCGCAAAGTGGCCCGCACCAACGCCTCGGTCCTGATCTTAGGCGAAACAGGTAGCGGCAAAGAACTGATCGCCACATCGATCCACCGACTGAGCAATCGCGCGCAAGGCCCTTTTGTGCGTGTCAACTGCGGCGCACTGAGCGAGAGCCTGCTCGAAAGCGAACTCTTCGGGCATGTGCGCGGCGCATTCACCGGCGCTGTGAACAACCGGACCGGACGCTTCGAAGCAGCCCACACCGGCACGATCTTTCTCGACGAAATCAACAGCACGTCGCTCCTCTTGCAAGTGAAGCTGCTGCGTGTGCTTCAAGAACGCGAGTTCGAGCGCGTCGGCGACACCAACACCATTCGCGTCGACACACGTGTCATCGCGGCGAGCAACCGCAACCTGCGCGACGAAGTCGAAGCGGAACGATTTCGCGAAGACTTGTACTGGCGACTCAATGTCGTGCCGATCGATATTCCGCCACTGCGTCAGCGTCGCGAAGATATCCCCGCGCTCGTCGCCCACTTTCTGAGCGTCTACAGCGAGGCGAACAACAAGCACGTCGTCCATATTCAGCCCGAAGCGATCGAAGCCCTGCAAGACTACGACTGGCCCGGAAATGTGCGCGAACTGCAGAACTACGCCGAACGTGCAGTGGCGATGGCCGACGGCGACGAACTCACCCTCGAACTCCTTCCCGATGCCGTGCTGGGACGCCCCGAACGCCGCGGTGGACGGGCCAAAGGGGGTGGCGACTACGACTCGCAAGTATGCGACGTGGTGAACACCGGTATCAGCACCGCACCCAGCGACGAAACCAAGCTCTACGAGCGCGTCGTCAACAAGGTCGAACGGGAACTGATCGTCCAGGTAATGCAGGCTTGCGGCGGCGTGCAAACCAAGGCTGCCACGAAACTAGGCATCAACCGCAACACCCTCCGCAATAAGCTTCAGGAATACAACCTCGAAGCGAAAGAAGAATAACCCGCCTCAATCAGCAATCTGCGGCATTCTATTTCCCACTCGGCTCCTTCACTGCCTAATTCTTCGGTTGCACGCTACAATAGAGCAAGCGGGCTTCAAGGTCCTTCCCTCCTCCCGCATTACCTTCCCTTAGCCCCTCAGCCCTTTCCAGGGCCCCCGGCCCTTTTTCTCATGCTCTCCGGCATCTCACTCGCCTGCTTTGCCACAAGCTACCTGATTGTCCTCGCGCTCGAGGTCTCCAGGCTCGTGGTGCGCGTACCGGTGCGCTGGATCGTCATGGTCGGCTTTGCTTCGATCGGGCTCCTCACCCACACGATCCACCTCTACAACCGCGCTCAAGAAGGGCTCGCCACCGGCGCACCCCTGTCGAGCTGGTACGACTGGTATGTGCTGGCCAGTTGGATCATGGCGGCCACTTACGTCGGCCTGGTCACCAGCCGGCCGCAAACCTCCGTCGGCATCTTCATGCTGCCGGTCGTCCTGGCGCTAACCGGTGTCGCGAAGCTCTATGAGAAGGCCCCCGCTTTCGATCGGACTGAGGCGATGCATATCTGGGGGATGTTCCACGGACTGATGCTCCTGCTGGGAACCGTCGCTGTTTCGCTCGGCTTCGTCGCGGGACTGATGTACCTGGTGCAGTCCTATCGACTCAAACTGAAAATCACGCCGCAACCAGGGCTGAAACTGCCGAGCCTCGAGTGGCTCGAAAAACTCAACAAGCAGTCGCTCCTCTGGTCGAGCGCTTGCATCGCGCTCGGCATGCTCGCCGGGGTGGTGATGAATGCCATCAAGTCGGCAAGTGATGCCACAGCGGTTCCTTGGACCGACAGCGTGATCCTCTCGTCGGCGGTGCTGCTGGGGTGGCTCGTCGCTGCGAGTCTGTTTGAATTCACTTACAAGCCGGCCCAGCAAGGCCGAAAAGTTGCCTACCTCACGGTCGCTAGCTTCGTGTTCCTCGCGCTTGTCTTCTCGATGCTGGTTTGGGGTAATACCAAACATGCAGCACCGCGCGCAGCGACGTCGCCAGCCACAGCCGCGGAGGGACAACCTTGAAACTGCACATGGTGGGGTGTAGTCACCATAGCGCGTCGGTAGAAATCCGCGAGCGACTCGCCTTCAGTCGTTCTCAGGCGGAAACTGCGCTCGAACAACTTCGCCGCACCTATCCCGAAACCGAAGCAGTGCTGCTGTCGACCTGCAATCGCGTCGAGCTCTATCTGGCGGCTGAAACATCCGAGCAATGCCCGTCGCATCACGACCTGGTGACGTTCATTGCCAACTTTCATGGCCTCGATCCTAGCCAAGTCTTCAACGAACTCTTCGAACATACAGGCGAAGATTTTGTACGCCATCTCTTCACCGTTGCTGCGAGTCTCGACAGCATGGTGGTGGGGGAATCACAAATCCTTTCGCAAGTGAAGCAAGCCTACGAACTGGCGACCGAAAAAAGTTGCGTCGGCCCTCTCACCAACGCTGCCTTTCAAGCTGCTCTGCGGGTTGCGAAACGGGTCGCTACCGAAACCGCGATTCAGCAAAAGAGGCTGAGCATTCCGAGCGTCGCTGTGGCCGAACTGGCGAGCCAGATGTTCGAGCGCTTTGACGATAAACAGATCGTGGTGATCGGCGCCGGCGAGATGGGTGAAGAGACCCTCCGCTATTTGATCGACGAAGGTGCCAAACAGATTTCGATTTGCAATCGGAGCCTCGCACGAGCCGAAGAACTGGCCGCTAAACTGGCTGGCAAGCCTGAACCATGGAACAAGCTCCACGATCTGCTGGCCGATGCGGATCTGGTGGTGAGCGCCACCGGCGCCACTGAACCGATCATTACGAAAGCCGACTTCAAAGCGATTTCTGCTCTCCGGTTTCAAAAGCCGCTGATGATCCTCGACCTGGCGATCCCGCGCGACTTCGATCCTGCGATCAGCAAGTTCTCGGGGGTCTATCTCTATTCCATCGACGACCTAGCGAAGGTTTGCGAAAGCAACCGAGCGCAGCGCCAAGCCGAGTGGCCCAAAGCGGAACGGATTATCGAGGAAGAGACTGCGCGGTTCATGGCCGACCTGAATCATCGCAGCACCGCGCCGACGATTAAGCGTCTCAAAGCCCGCGCCGATGATGTCAAACGCGAAGAGCTCGCGCGACTCTTAAACAAACTCGGCGCGCTCGATCCCAGGATTGAAAACGAGATCACCACATCGTTTGAGCGCCTCGTGAATAAGCTCCTCCATCCGCCGCTAGAATCGCTGCGTGAAGAGACTCGCACCGGAACTCAGTCGGGCTTGCTCGACGCTCTTAAACGGCTCTTTCAGCTCAAAGATTAAGTCGCTTCGCCATTCGAGCAGCGACTTAAAAATCGGATGCAACTGCGAACCTTGCCCTGCTAGCAAATGACGAGTCTGCGACTCGCGACCCACTCTTTCAAGCTAGACGCTCGGCTCTATTTGAGGTATCACCAAGCAGACAGCAAGGTGAGAGGTGCGTGGCGGCCTCAGCTTCCTTGCATCATTGATGAGCAGCGGCAGCGCAAGGATGTGAGTATGGCGACCAAGTGGCATACCAACTGGAGTGATCGTCGTCGCAGCGCTGCCATGACAACAGCGGCCGCTTGCTGCCACCAGCTATGGGTGACCCTGGGTGGGGCGATGATCTTTCTCGCGACTCTCAGTAGCGCGTTTGCTGATCCGCCGACACCCTTTGCCGACGAGAAGCCGACGGGTGAAGAACAGCGACTTGCCTTCGCAGACAACCCCGAACTTGCAAGCCTGCTGCGAAGTGTGCCGCCACTTTCGAACTGGCATCCCGCTTCGCCCGCAGTTTTTCAATGCCACACGCTGATGTGGGGCGAGAAGCTACCCAAGCTCGACAAGCCGTTTCGTGTGATCGTCGAGCGCGATGGTGACTTCAGTGGTTTCATGGCCACCACGATGGACGGTTTTCCGGTCACCTATCAATCGCAAGGGATCATCCTGACCAAGCCGCAGAACGGTTCGAAGCTGGCAACGAACTCGATCGGTGGCTTTCAGATGCATGCGGAGGTCGGCGAGAAGTATAAGTACCTGCTAAGCATCTCGACGGAAAAACGACCCTGCAGCGTGATGATTAACCTCCCGAGCATGATCGAAAAACTGCTGAGCGCACCAGTTGAGCGGATCGAATTTCGGCGCAATAACGAGCTGATCATCGAGCGTACTGAAGCGGGCAACATGGTGATCCTGCGACTCGAGCTCACTGGCGCGCGAGCTCGCGTTTGTTCGATCGAAATGCTAAGCCCTCCACTCATCGTGGCGACCTATCCTTTGTATATCCATCGCAATCCTTCTCTTTCGCTACGCGAACTGGGTGCGGCGATGAAAAGCGAGGGATCGATGCATGAAGCTTTGCGCGGGAGTCAGCTCCCCAAGCTCGATCATAAAACGATGCTCCAGGTGTTTCCCGAAACGTCGATGATCGAGCTCAGCGGCGACGAACGCAAACTGATGAACGCAATTCACCTTTCGTTCCGGCGACAAGGTTTCGCGATGAGCTCGAATGTGACTGATCTGATCCGCTCCAACTGCCAACAACTTCAATCGCAACTGCAAGACAGCGAAGTGCTCGCCTACCTCGAACTGACGCAAACCGCCTTGAAATCAGGCAAGGAGCGTGCCAAGAGCGATTATCCGACAACATCGCTGGCGGGGGACCCGTATGAAATTCGCTGGAAACATGAAATTGAATTCGGCCCCCAAATCGTTCACGACTGGCACACGGCGCTGCTCTCCCTTTTGGAGAACGAATGCACCCTTCCAGCGACGAAGAAGCTGATTTTTACGGAGCTCACTCAGCTGGGCTGGACCGTGATCGACAACACACGCATCCTGCATCTTCGCGATCAAATCTACGCGGACGAAAAACTTTCGGACGATCTGCGACGAGCGATTGACTGGGAACTTTGCGAGCTCCGGCGCGAGGCAATGCTCGGCACCTTATCGACGACCAATGGCGCAGCAAACGCCGATGCAGATCCGCCAGAAACCACGACGGATGAAACCACGAAAACCTGCGACTGCAGGGGGCGGCCCCACTAATGTCTCTCACTTCCATCGCGAACTGCTGCGTGGCGCTGCTGCTGGCTAGTGCCGCCGGAGCGCTCGGGCAAGAGATCCCGTCGCCGCCGTTTGTTCTGCCTAGCACCGAGCGTTTGCACGCTGGCGCGCAAGCTGGCACTACCGAGTTCGAAGCGCACCTGCTGCTCGTTATGCCTGATAGCACCGAGAACCAGCAAGTGCGTCGCTTAATCGTGCAGCGCAGCGGCGAAAAGACGATCGCGATGGTGATGAACGAGTATGGTTTTCCCCTGCAGTACATGACGCACGATTGGCAGCAAGAGCTTGCCGTCTCACGCGAGATGTTGCAAACCACCTATCGTGGCGGCGCACTCAATTTTGAAGTCTTGCCCCGCTTCCAAGACGATCGCATGCAACTCGACTACCAGGTCAACCCAATTACCGAACAAGCCGAGTCGAGCATCTCCATCGACATCCCCAACTTTCTGAAGATGGTGGAGAAGATCCCAGGAGCTCTCGAGAGTGTGGATGCCACCCATCGAATCGGAAAAAAAGAGCGACCCAGCGGCACGATTCTCCTGGCCACCGATGCCACTGAAACGCGAAACATCCAAAGCCTTTCTGTGGTCAGCAGACAGGTGCAGTTGCACCTCTATCGGCTCCGGATCGGGGGCACGCTCGCCATGCACTTTCCCGAGCAAGAGGGTTACGAGCCTGCCTGCTTTGCGACGCGAAAAACGGCCCACGAGATTACGAAATCCAATCAACAACACCAGCGTATGCAACTGCTGGCGGTGAATCGGTCGGAATTGACCTTTGCCCAGCTCAGCGATAGCGACGAACTACAGTTTGCTGTGAAGCGAGAGCCAGCATCACTTCGAAAAACAGAGGCTCGGCAAGAGCTGTTTCGGCTCGTGCGTGCTTGGCGCGAGGACTTTGCCAAACCCGAGCGTTTTGGGCATCTCGAGAAGATGGTGGCGCTCGTCGAAGAGTCGATCGATCATCCGCTGGATCGCGCAGCAAAAGACGACGCCTCACAAAACACACCGCCCAGCAAGCTGCTGCTCGACCCGTGGGTTTTGCGGTGGGAGGCTGAAGTTCGCCTCGGACCAGCAGCGGTGACCGACGTCGGCAAGATTTTGGTGCACGAGGCCAAGCTTGCCGATGCCGCGGTAGAGACCAAACAATTGGCGCTACGGTG
This window of the Pirellula staleyi DSM 6068 genome carries:
- a CDS encoding HEAT repeat domain-containing protein; amino-acid sequence: MPGAGDPFGAGGGTTKPAGEKKADESPIDEPPVIQQLRDSKPDTATKLLEAAHAVLLYGRPDESKRYLSQLLGAKLPEAQFAEAAKEVGSAVLLRLASDPAIQPEGKQAADMAFAAGAKVAADPALIATMIPLLASDSPVDQRRALSQLADAGPNVVAPLLKWLADPAKKNDAKYIRAALTRLATDTEEPLLAALQHPNDSVREQVILTLGMMKSQRAVPQLVGIVGRDENQTDTQAAAACLRRIIGSSPSRAEAAKYLRQEIAELFAGMFPIAADPDGNVPHWTLDAKTGNLNVAPLPRSDAALQLATILADDLAAIDSESLSAKKLQLITALEQAKIASGYQQGLDLNLPAVKQALDADVLLVEQSLTEAMAMKRPLAAVALCEVLGQKNETVLQGSGGSKRALAEALTSTDRRVRLAATLAILKIQPQQRFAGSSYFILALQELLATTGDRRVLIAHPRAVEGQSLVGFMKELSFDAESATTGKRILESAVQNPDYEMLLISTSIDQPPVVELVQWLRRDYRTAGLPIGVMARNEELDELRERFADDKLVHVMPHILEVGHASFEIDRMITRMGRAYVTRDERMQLARTATKALAPMLASSTLIDRFELRRLEQPLLEAITRSTLSPQAIDLLGILATPKAQLSLVEFASEPSHAAEARDRAAKAFAAARKSRGLLLTQARILEQYAIYNASETQSKETQAILGSILDAIEDTPVTPTSTTSSK
- a CDS encoding sigma-54 dependent transcriptional regulator yields the protein MSTFRPNHSDHGPTIAGIIGASPAMDAVYRLTRKVARTNASVLILGETGSGKELIATSIHRLSNRAQGPFVRVNCGALSESLLESELFGHVRGAFTGAVNNRTGRFEAAHTGTIFLDEINSTSLLLQVKLLRVLQEREFERVGDTNTIRVDTRVIAASNRNLRDEVEAERFREDLYWRLNVVPIDIPPLRQRREDIPALVAHFLSVYSEANNKHVVHIQPEAIEALQDYDWPGNVRELQNYAERAVAMADGDELTLELLPDAVLGRPERRGGRAKGGGDYDSQVCDVVNTGISTAPSDETKLYERVVNKVERELIVQVMQACGGVQTKAATKLGINRNTLRNKLQEYNLEAKEE
- the hemA gene encoding glutamyl-tRNA reductase, which translates into the protein MKLHMVGCSHHSASVEIRERLAFSRSQAETALEQLRRTYPETEAVLLSTCNRVELYLAAETSEQCPSHHDLVTFIANFHGLDPSQVFNELFEHTGEDFVRHLFTVAASLDSMVVGESQILSQVKQAYELATEKSCVGPLTNAAFQAALRVAKRVATETAIQQKRLSIPSVAVAELASQMFERFDDKQIVVIGAGEMGEETLRYLIDEGAKQISICNRSLARAEELAAKLAGKPEPWNKLHDLLADADLVVSATGATEPIITKADFKAISALRFQKPLMILDLAIPRDFDPAISKFSGVYLYSIDDLAKVCESNRAQRQAEWPKAERIIEEETARFMADLNHRSTAPTIKRLKARADDVKREELARLLNKLGALDPRIENEITTSFERLVNKLLHPPLESLREETRTGTQSGLLDALKRLFQLKD